GAGCGAGCTGTTCGGCTACGAGAAGGGCGCCTTCACCGGCGCGGCCACCCGCAAGCCGGGCCGCGTGGAGCTGGCCCATGGGGGCACCCTCTTCCTCGACGAGATTGGCGACATCACCCTCCAGGTGCAGGTGAAGCTGCTGCGGCTGCTGCAGGAGCGCGAGTTCGAGCGGCTCGGCGGCACGCAGACGCTGAAGGTGGACGTGCGCTTCGTGGCGGCCACGCACCGCAACCTCGAGGAGATGGTGCGCAAGGGCGAGTTCCGCGAGGACCTCTTCTACCGGCTCAACGTGGTGCCGGTGTGGCTGCCCCCGCTGCGCGCGCGGCCCGAGGACATCCAGCCCCTGGTGCTGCACTTCCTCGACGTGCACGCGAAGGCCAACGGCAAGCCGCCCTTCACCCTGACGCCGGAGGGACTCGCCGCCCTCCAGGCCCAGCCGTGGCCCGGCAACGTGCGCCAGCTCCAGAACTTCATCGAGCGTCTGGTGGTGCTCTCCGACGGGCCCATCATCACCGGGGACGACGTGAACCGCGAGGTCGCGCGGCAACCCGGCATCGTCCCCGTCGCCCCGGCCCCCACGGCGGCGAGCCCCGCGCCCAGTGCTCCGGCGCTCCCCACGATGGGAGCCCCCGCTGGCGGCGAAGGGCGCACCCTGGAGTCCCAGCGCAAGGAGATGGAGCGGCAGGCCCTGGTGGATGCCCTGAAGCGCGCGGGAGACAACCGCACCCTCGCCGCGCGCCTGCTCGGCATCAGCCGGCGCACCCTCTACAACAAGCTCGAGGAGCACGGGCTGGTGTGAGCCTCAGTCCTTCGTCGCGACGATGGGCGCCGTGGCCATGGCCTGGTAGTCCGCGAAGGCGGGCACATGGCAGGAGAATCCACCGTCCACCACCAGGGTCTCCCCGGTGATGAAGGCCGCCGCGTCCGACGCGAGGAAGACGACGGCCTCGGCGGCGTGCTCGGGCTCGCCCACGTAGGGCGTGAGGTGGTGGCGCTTGAGCGACTCCAGGATTTCGGGAGTGATGGCCGAGCGCACCGCCGCCGTCAGCACCAGCCCCAGCGCCACGGCGTTGCAGCGGATGCCCTGCTTGCCGTACATGGTCGCCACGTACTGGGTGAGCGAGTTGAGGCCCGCCTTGGTGGTGCCATAGGCGGCGCGCACCACGTCACCGTGCAGGCTCGCGGCGGAGGACGTGTTCACGATGGCCCCGCGCCCGCGCTTCATCATGTGCGGAATGGCGTGCTTGCAGCCCAGCATCACGCCCGTCAGGTTCACCTGCAGCGAGCGCTCCCAGGCGGAGAGTTCGAGCGACAGCAGGTCCCCATCCTTGCCCAGCGCGTCCGGGCCCGACGCCACGGCGTTGTTGTGGAGGATGTCCAGGCCGCCGTACGTGTCGACGGCCGCGGCCACCATCTTCAGGATGTCGCTCTCCTTCGAGACGTCGACCTCCACCGCCAGGGACTGGCCGCCGCTCCGGGTGATGGACCCGGCCAGCCGCCGGGCCCCCTCACCGTGGATGTCCGCGACGACGACCCGCGCTCCCTCGCGGGCCATCAACTGCGCGGTCGCTCCTCCAATGCCGACCCCGCCTGCTTCGTCCATCGTGGCCCCGGTGATGATCGCGACCTTTCCATCGAGCCTGCCCATGATGCCCCTCCCGTTTGACGATTGCCCGTCCACGCTGGCGCGCGGCCGCGACCGGAGTCAACCGGATGCACCCGGAGCGTCAGCGGCCCTGCTCGACCATCTCCCGGGGCGGAAACACGAGCTGCGCGGCCCCCGATACCAGCGGTGAAACATCCGCCTGTGACGCGGTGAGCCGTGCCAGCCGCTCCGGCGTCCATCCGCGTCCGGTCCTCGCGTCGCGCACCAGGCACCACACGGCGACGCGCCGCGCCTCCTCGCTCCGGCTCGCCCGCAGCCGGGTCTCCACGGGCTCGAGAGCCTCCTCGGGCAACGCGTCCACCACGCTCCGGCACGTCTCCAGCGCGTCCGCGTTCAGCAGACCCGCCTCGCCCAGTTCCACCAGCCACTCCGCGAACGCCGCGGGCTCCATGGCGGCGGCCGCGCAACGCACGCGCAGAGAGGCGAGCCGGGGCTCATGCGCCAGCGCCCGCACCGCCGCGTCCGCCGCCTGGACGTACACCGCGCGCCGCTTCACCGGCAGCGCCAGCAGCACCTCCAGCGCCACGCTCAGCGCGCGGCGGTCCCCCACCACGGCGGCGAGCATCCCCTCCAGCCGCTCCATGTCGTGCTCGTCCGAGCGGTGCAGCAGGGCCCCCATCGCAGCGCGCACCTCGTCGTCGTACCGCGAGCCCAGCCGCGCGCCGCAGGCCGACAGGAACGTCCGCTCCACGTCCCGCACGGCCAGCCGCGCCGAGCGCTCGAGCAGATCGATGCGGGCCTCGGCTTCCGGCCGCTGGAGCACCCGCCCCAGCAGCGCCGATAGCTTCCGATCCGTCGCGTCGGTGAGCCGGTCCGGGGGGATGTCGCCCACCCGCGAGGCCATGACCTGGTCCGTGCCGCTCACGGCGCGCTCGAAGACGCCCCACGTCGGCTCGCGATCGAGGTGGTCCCACAGCGCGCGCAGCATGGCGATGCGCACGTCCCGGTGGAGCGGCGTGGCATCCAGGGCGATCAACCGCTCGTAGGCGGCGTCCGAGCGCAGCTCTCCCAGCAGCCGGACGATCTCCTTGGCCACGGTGACCTTCGTCATCGGCGCTTCCGCGAGCAGGGCGGCCACCCGCGCCGGAGGCATGCCGGCGAACGCGCGGCGCAGGCCGTAGATGGCGATGCGCGCGCGGGCATCCCCCAGGCAGCCCAGCAGCGTGGGGACGCCCTGGCCCTGGTCGCAGCGGGCCATCACGCGCAGGGCCTTCTCCTGCACGGCGGCACGCGAGTCCTCCGCCAGCGAGCACAGGTAGTCCATGGGCGCGTAGTCGAGCGCCGCGAGCAGGGACACCGCCCAGAGCACGGTGGGGGTATCCCGATCCGTGTCCGCGCACAGGGCCGCGAGCGAGCGCGAGTACGTCGTGTTCTGCGCGGGCGTCCACCGGAAGAAGCCGCCATGGAAGGGCAGCAGCCAGCGCGTCTTGCCCGTCGCGTAGTGCCCGGTGATGACCCGGTCTCCCAGGAAGGGCCCGAGCAGGTCCTGCCTCCGCCGGTGCAGGTGGAGGTGCACCACCGGCAGGCACACGATGCTCTCGTCCCGCGCCAGCAGCTCGGGCAGCAGCCGGTCGAAGTCCCGGATGGCCCGGTGCTGGAGCAGCTCCAGGGCCCAGCGGACGAGGCCGTTGTTGAGCTGAAGGGACCGCACCACCACCCGCTCCAACGCGGCGAGGAGCTCCGGGTGGAGCGCGTCCTCCGCCTTCTCCGAGGCGACCAACGCGAGGACCTCGTTGAACCACCCGTGGTCGTACCAACGGCGGAGCATCCCGCCGAGCGCAGACTCGAAGCGCTCCCGATCGTTGCGGGAGGCCCACTGGGCAAGGGTCAGCGCCAGGTTCGACCACGGGGCCTCGTCACGCACGGTCGCGAACAGCTCGCACAGCCCCGGTGCCAGCTTCGCCCGCTCGCCCAGGCTCCGCGCGAGCTCCAGCAGGGGCCGCCCGCGCTCGCGCTCCGCCCAGATGCGAGCCACCGCGAGCAGGTGGGGCGCCGCCGCGCGGACGTCGTCATCCGACAGGTGGACGCCGAGCCGGGCGTCCTGGATGGAGCCGCGCTCCTTGAGCAGCGTCCCGAGCCACTTCGCCCCCCACACCGGATCGAGGCGGAAGGTGCGCAGCAGCAGGGTCTCGGCCGCGCTCGCGGTGGCGTGCGACAGGTCGGCGGCGTCGAGCGCATCGCGCAGCATCCGGCCGATGGACTCGGTGTGCTCCCGGCGCCAGACGCGGCGGGGCCACCGGGCGAGCGTCTGCAACATCGCCATGCGCACGGGGTCCTGCTCGTTCTTGCGCGCGAGCACCAGGGCGATGGCCTTGTCCACCAGGGCCGTCTCGGCGGGCCGGAAGCCCGGGATGGCCAGCACCGTGGCGAGCGCCGCGCCCCGCATCTCGCCCTCGGGGTGGCCGATGTAGCTCTGCAGCGCGGAGAGCGCCTCGTCCCAGGGCAGGAAGCGCGCGTAGGGCATGCGCTCCGTCGGGCGGGTGCCCAGCGCCACCACCTCGTGCAGGTGCCGCCGCGCCTCGCGCTCCTGGAGCTCCGCCGGCAGCTTCGCCAGCACGTGGACCGCGATGACGCCGTTCGCGTTGCGCTGGGCGATGCTCCACCGGGTGAAGACGCGGTCGCGCGTGGCGGGCTCGGAGATGCGCTCGAACAGCGCGGTGCCCCAGGCCGGCCCGGCGTCCACGGCCGCGCACCAGGCCTCGGTGACGGCCTGGCGCTGGGACTCGGACAGCTTCTCGAGCAGCTTGTCGGCATCCCCCAACGCGAAGGGATCGCGCCGGACGAGCCACCCGAGCGACGCCTCGTCGAGCCGGTGCGCGACGCGGGAGAACAGCGCCGAGGGAACCTCGAGCGCATGGCGCTGGAGGAGCGCCATCACCTCCGACGGCCTCTGCTTCACCAGGAACTGCCAGGCGCCCGGGTAGGGGTGGATGCGCCGGGACAGGAGCAGTTCGAAGAGCTCCAGCGCCCGGTCGGGCACGAACTCCGCGATGCGCTCGAGGCTCCAGTCCACCAGTTGCCGCGTCACCGGGTCCGCCTCGCCGGGCACGGCGCGCAGACGCTCGGCGAGCACCGCCCCGAGCGTGTCGGGGTAGTACCGGGCCAGACGCGACCAGAAGCGCACGCTCGGCTTCTCCAGCGCGCGGGCGAGGTAGCGGCGCAGGCCCTCCGGAGAGCCCAGGGGGACCACGTCCGCGAAGGAGTGGACGCCGGGGCGGGTGGCCAGCCAGTCGAGGTACTGGTCGATGACGGCGCGGCGCTCCTCCTGGACCAGGGAGCGCAGCAGCGCCTCGTCACGGCGCATGGCGTAGGCCATCCGCAGGGCCTCGAGGGCCTGCACGTCATCGCAGGCCAGGGCCACCAGCCGGAACGCCAGGGAGCGCACGAGGCGGGACTCATCGGAGGTGGCGTGGAGCACCCGCCCTCCCTCCCGCCAGGAGTACTGGGCCACCAGGGCCAGACGCCGCTCGAAGGTGTCGCCTCGCGACATCTCGTCGAGCTGGGCGCGCACGCGGGCATCATCCCGCGCGCGTTGGCCCAGCTCGACCATGCGCTTCACGCGGCCATCGTGGTGGGAGGCGGAGAGCTCACTGCGAAGGTCGGAGAGGTTCATGGGGTGTCTGGGAGGATGCCCGGGCGACGGACGCCGCGTCCAATCCCACCTGACACGCGCGCGCCCTACCCCAACCCCGCCAAGATGGGCATAGTCTGGGCACCGAATGAGCACTGAGCATGGATGAGCAGGCCTTGGAGAAGCTCGGCTGGGGACCTTCCTACCAGGAGGCCTGGCGCTCCCGGGCGAGCGAGGGCGAGGAGCCGGCGCGCATCGGCGCCGACTATGGGGTGGAGTACGTGCTGTACTCGGCGCGTGGGGATCTGCGCGCCACCGTGCCGGGCCGGCTGCGCATGGCCATCCGCAAGGGAGAGTCCGTGCGCCCGGTCGTCGGAGACTGGGTGACCTTCGAGCCCCGCCTCCAGGAAGGCACCTCCCTCATCCAGGCCGTGCTTCCCCGTCGCACCCAGCTCGCTCGCAAGGCCGCTGGCCGGACCGACGAGGAGCAGGTGGTGGCGGCCAACGTGGACGTGGTCTTCATCGTCTCCGCGCTGACGCGCGACCTCAACCCGCGGCGGCTCGAGCGCTACCTGGCGCTCGCCGGGGACAGCGGGGCCTCGCCCGTGCTGGTCCTCACCAAGGCCGACCTCTGCGAGGACGTGGCCGCGACGCGCGAGAACATCGCCACCCTGGCCCCGGGCGTGCCCCTGCACGTCGTCAGCAGCGTCACCGGCGAGGGGCTGGACGTGCTCTGGCGCTACATCGGCGGCAACCGGACGGTGGCGCTCATCGGCTCGTCCGGGGTGGGCAAGTCCACGCTCATCAACCGCCTGCTGGGCTCCACGCGCCAGGTGGTGGGCGAGGTGCGCGAGGACGACAAGGGGCGGCACACCACCACCCACCGGGAGCTGTTCCTGCTGCCCCAGGGAGGCCTCGTCATCGACACGCCGGGCATGCGCGAGCTCGGGCTGATGGAGAACGAGGAGGGCGTGCGCACCACCTTCGTGGACATCGAGGAGCTGGCGGCCGGGTGCCGCTTCAGCGACTGCCGCCACGAGAAGGAGCCCGGCTGCGCCGTCCGGGAGGCGGTGCGCGAGGGGAAGCTCGCCCCGGAGCGCCTGGAGAGCTTCCACAAGCTCCACCAGGAAGTGGCCCGCCAGGAGCGCCAGCGCGATACGCAGACGAAGCGCCCCCCGCGCTCTTCCGCTGAAGCCCAGAAGAAGCGCGGGAGGTGAACGCGCCCTCTTCATCGGGCGCTCCGGGCGTACAGGGCCTGGTCCCGGAGCACCTCGGCCGCCAGGGCCAGCACGGCTCGCGCCTGGACGACCAGCAGCAGGGACAGCACCACGAGCACCACGAGGATGACGGGTCCCCGCTGCTTCCGCGGGAGTTGGGGAATCCCCCTGTGGAAGAACAGCCAGGCGAACAGGAGTGAGAAGCCGGTCGAGCCACCGATGACCGCCGTCTGGAATCGCTCGGGAGGCGCGGCGTTGACGACGAGCGAACCGGCGACCAGCAGGGCCACCGCCGTGGTTCTCACCCTCCGGGACGCGAGGGCATTGGCGATACGTGCATAGGTATCGGGGGGCATGGAACCCTCCTTGTGTCGGGGAAGTGGGGGGGGAAGTCGCGACTGCGTCTTCGCACCGCCCCAGGTCCACGCACGTGCACCGATGCCCATGCTCCCAACGGAAGGGAGAGCGAATCAGGGACGTGTGCCTCGGGCTGAAGTCAGCCGGGCACTGTCCCGAGATGGGAATGGGAGACGAGGGAGAGCCGACAGCCACCCGGCCGCGAGATCAACGGCGACGGTGGTGGGCCTGGGCGATGTCGAAGCAGGCAAGCGAGAGAGAGATACCACCTCCCGCGCCGCCCGCGACACCGAGCAGGTCGTCGAACATCCTGCCGTGGCGACGACCCGCATCAGCTCTCTGTTGCTTGCATGGCATGGCCATCGTCCTCAGGAGAGTCATCCATGAGGAAAGACGTGAAGGCCGGCGTTTGTGAGCGGACTTTTTCTCCGGCTCGCCTTCTCGGGGGAAGAGGGCTCAGTGCAGGGGAGGGGAATGTCCCATCGCCCTCACCGCCTCTGCCAGGGATTCGAGCTCCGCCTCGAAGTCCGCGATGAGCTCCCGCGGCTCGGGCACCAGGCCCGCGTCCGCCGCCACGCCCAGCGTCACATGGCCCGAGTAGCTGAAGATGCTCAGGCCCACCCCCAGCCGCGCCGCCATGGGAACCCAGAACATCACTCCCGCCAGCCTCGCCCCCGCCAGGTACACCGGCCGCCTGGGCCCCGGCACGTTCGTCATCACCAGCGAGGCCTTCCTCCGCATCACCTCCACCGCCGCCCGCTCCACCGGCGCCGGCGCCATCCCCGCCGCCGTCAGCATCCCGAACATCACCGCCGCTTCCGGCGAGCGCTTCAGCCTGTCCATCCGCCGCTTCAGCTCCCAGAGCCGCTCCACCGGCGCCTCCACCCCGAGCGGCAGGGGCAGGAACACCATGCCGAACCGGTTGCCCAGCTCGCGAGGGATGGGCTCGTTCATCGGCCGCAGGTTCACCGGCACCACCGCCCGCAGGTCCTCCGGCGATTGCCCCCGCGCCTCCACGTAGCGGCGCAGCGTGCCCGCCACCACCGCCATCACCACGTCGTTCACCGTGCTCCCGGTGCAGTGGCCGATCTCCCTCAGCTTCCCCACCGGAACCGGCTGGGACCAGGCCACCCGCTTCTCCGCTCCGAGCGCTCCCTTGAAGGGGGATGGTGGGTCCTGCGTCAGCGTCAGCAGCCTGCTCAGCGCCGAGGCCCCTCGGGCCCCCTCCACCGCCATGTCCATGAGCTGGATGGGCTCGGCCAGCAGCTCCGAGCCCCGCTTCCAAGCCGACCGTGTCGAGCCCACCACCGTCCGCGCACCCCGCAGCAGCCGCGCCAGCGCCCCCGGCGTCTCCTCCGCCTCGACCCCCGCGGACTCCGGGCCACCGCCCGCGCGCTCGTCCGTCAGCGACAGCAGCACCCTCGCCAGCGAGATGCCGTCCGCGATGCAGTGGTGCACGCGCATCAGCAGCGCGCCCCCCTCCTCGTACCCTTGGATGAGGTGCAGCTCCCAGAGCGGCCGCGAGAAATCCAGGGGCGTGCTCATGGACGCGCCCACCAGCGCCTCCAGCGCGGCGCGGTCTCCGGGCGCCCGCAGCTCCGTGTGCCGCAGGTGCGCCTCCAGCCGGAAGCCCGGGTCATCCTCCCAGCGGGGCGCCCCCAGCACGCCTCCCGTCACCACGCGCTGCCGGAAGCGCGGGTAGCGCTCCACCAGCCGCTCGCGCACCACCTCCGTCAGCCGCTGCCAGTCCACGGGCTCGTCGAACCAGAGCACCGCCGTGATGACCATCAGGCTCGTGGACTCCTCCATCTGGAGCCACGCCGCGTCCACATGGGACATCCGCTCGGACACTCTTCCTACCTGGTCTCTTCCGGCTTCTGCCGGCGGAACTGGAACGTCTGCTTGGAGGGCGTCTGCGCCGTGAGCGTCAGCGTGTCCCCCTCCACATCATATTTGTAGGGACGCCCTGGCCCGAAGCGCTGTTTCGACAGGCCGATGACGCGGGGCTTGCCACACACCGTCCCCACCGCCTGGCCCGCCTTCGTCTTCAGGTCCAACGTGTCCTTCTTCTCGTCCACCTGGAAGGCGCCCCAGGAGCGGACCTGCAGCTCGTTGCCCTTGCCCAGCGTGGCGTCCTCCAGCTTCGTGCTCAGGACGAAACAGCCCTGGGGCGTCACCTCCAGCCAGCGCTCGTAGTCCGGACGAGGGTTCACGTCCTCCGCGCTCTCGCCACCGATGACCCGGGCCCTCTCGCTCGGCCGCAGGCTCGCCGCCTCCAGCGTCCAACGGCCCACCACCTCCTCGGGCACCTTTCCCGAGCCCACCGAGGCGTCCGCGCACGGATCCGTGGCCTCCTTCTCGGGGCTGGGCGGCGCGGGCTCGAAGGTGCGTCCGCACTGCGACTCGCAGGCGCGGGCCACGCAGGCCGAATCATCCGGGCCGCAGCCGGACTTCTCGGCGCACTGTTCGAGCGACTTCAACGCCTCCTCGCACCCCTTGGCCAGGCAGCGGTCCACGCATGTCACGTCGATGCACCGGGACACGCAGACCCAGTTGGCCGAGCCACACCGACCGGCCAGGGTGCGCGGCTTGCTCGCGGCCGGCTGGCCGCCCTCGGGCGACTGCGCCCCGGCGGGCAGGCTCAGCAACAGGAGGAGCGGAACGAGGCTGGAGACACGCAGGTGGTTACCCTCACTGGAAGCTCCACCGCCATGTGGTGATGTCCGACAGCTCCGGCAACGAGAGCTCCACGTGAATCGTCTCGTAGCGGGCAAAGTCCCGCGGATCCATCCGCAGCAGTAGCACTGGCGTACATGCCCGCTGGCGCTCGGGGAAGGTGTCGAAGGACAGCTCCGAGTCGAAGCGGGACCGGTAGAAGAGGCACAGGCCGTCCATGCGCCCCTCGCGCACCACCGGCCGGGACAGGCGCAGGCGCTGCGGCAGCGCGCCGGCCCGCAGCGTCTCCAGGTCGAGGGCGAAGGCGGGCTCCGGATCGCACAGCGACCGCTCCACGTCCTGGGGCCGGATGAAGCGGGTGAAGTACGCGGGGTCCATCGTGTCCCGCAGCACCTGCAGGCAGCTGAAGTCCACGCTGGGCAGACGCTGGTTCCAGATGAAGGGCAGGCGCGCCTCCTCGCGCAGTTGCACCGGCTCGAAGAAGACCTCGAAGCGGTTGGGCAGGATGCGGCCGCCGCGCGCCAGCACCCGGTCGCGCAGGTTCAACAGCCGGGGCACCAGCCCCGTGTCGAAGAGCGCGTCCCCCACCTGGTCGTGCAGCAGGACGTCCGCCTTCTCCGAGGGCTGGAAACGCGAGCTGTCCGCGCGCACGAACTCGATGTCGGAAAGCCCGTTGCGCCGGGCCACCCAGCGCGCCGTGTCCAGGTTGCGCGAGGCGTCCACCGCGTACAGCCTCCGAGGACCGCGCTTCGCCGCGAGGAAGGCCCGCAGGCCGTTGCCCGTGCCCACGTCCACCACCACGTGGCCGGGCTTCACGTAGCGCTCGATGGCGCGCCGGTACGCCTCCACCCGCTCCGCGTCCACCAGGCCCGAGTCCCGGGGGACCGGGCTCGACAGCTCCGGTGGCGCGCTCACGAGCATGTTTCGCAGCGTCCCCACCAATGGCAGGTGACGCAGTCTCGATTGCAGATCCCCCAGGGCCTGACGCGGCAGATTCCTCAGGTTCGCCATGACATCCCCCCACGGCGCGCGGCGCCGGATTCCCGATCCTCACCAGACCGGAACCCCGGGATACCTGGAATGCACGGAGTCAGGAAGGGGCAGGGCCTCCGACGTCAGCCCAAGGACGTCGAGAGGTTTCGCCGATGAACACTGACGCGCCGCGACAGATTTTCGCGGAAGCTCAAATCCGCACGAGGTTGGTGTTGAGCCACCCCTGGCGCACCTCCGCTCCGCGGAAGGAGGGCATGATCGCATCCGCCCGGGGCCGAGGATTCCAGTTGGCCGGAGCCAGGAAGATGGCGGTCCCGCGCTTCTCACTGTAGGCGCAGGCCCCGTAGGTGGAGATGTTCCACTTGGTCCGGTTGTGCGTGTCGTAGTCCTGCATGTGACGGGATTGCCGGGCCCAGGCCGCATCATAGAGGGTCGTCTGGTCCGTGGTCGGCCAACCCTCGAGCTGGAAGAAGGAGCAGTACGGCTCGCGGCTGGTCGTCCCCACCAGCAAGGAACAGATGAACGGACAGGGATTGGGCGCCCGATCCGTGACGACGGTGTTGGGATAGGCCAGACCGTTGGTGCTCACGACCGAGGCATAGTGGGAGTTACTCGCCCCGCCCTTGAAATGACCGGCGCACGCGGTCTGGAACTCGCCCTGCAGCCGTTGGTTCGCCGTCAGCGCGCTGTCCACGACGACGATGTGCGCGCCGAAGAGGAAGTAGCGCAGGAACTGCCGCACGGCCTCGTAATCCCAGGCGTTGTTGGCACGCAGCGCCACGGTGCTGTACCTCATCAACCGGTACCGGGGGACGGTCCCCCCGTACATCCCATCGGCGATGAAGAGGGGCATGTAGAGGACGAGCTGCCGCTGGCGGATGTACGAGGCCAGGAAGTGGATGAACGTGCGATCGCTCTCCGGGCAGCGATTGTGGAACAGGTTCATCTTGCGGTCTTCGGCGTAGCGCCAGGTCGCGACGAGGCAGTCGAGGATCTGCTCGCTCTCTCCGTTGGTGAAGTCCGCGATGAATTGACCCGCACCGATCGCGGCGTTGAGGGCGGCGACCCCCCGGACACCCACGTTGAAGCAGCTATCCACGAACGCCTGGATGTTGGTGAAGTTGGCATTCAGGGATGTGATGGGCATGTGTCCGTCCCTCGGCCGCGCATGGCGCCAGCTGGCTTTCACCGGATTTTACCACGGGCGCGCCCCACCTGACGGGTTGCATGGCGGAAAGACGGAGGAGCCGCTCCTACTCCGGATCTCGCAGGTCGGCCGCGAAGGCGAGCAACCGCTCCCGTGCCTTCAGCAGCTTCTCGCGGGGAATGGAGAAGACCACGCGCATCCGCGCCGGGTCTCCACACCAGTCCCCGCCATTCACCACCACGTGCGTGCGCGCGTACACCACCGCCGGCAGGTTCTCCACGGTGAGCCGTTTTCCACCCACCTCCCGTCCCAGCCAGGAGGTCACCCTCGGCGCCAGGAAGAGGCCCCCGGCCTCCACCGTCTCGACCCGCCCGTCCTCCGGCAGCGCCTCGGCGATGAGCTCCCGCTTCTCCGCGAGGTCCCTCCGCATGCGCGCGAGGAACTCGCGCAGGGCCCGGTGCCGCTCCGGGTAGAGCAGCTTCCCCTCGGGGCTGCGCGCATAGGCCGCGTAGAGACGCGAGGCCGCCCGCGCCGTGGCCAGGTGCAATGCGCCCGGCGCGCTCTCCCGCACCGCCGCCGCGAGCGCCCGGTCCCGTGTCGCCATCCACCCCACGCGCAGGCCGCCCGCCGCGAACTCCTTCGACAGGCCCCCGAGCACCACCGTCCGCGCGCCGATGCCCGGCACCGTCGCCTCCAGCCCCACCGGACCCTGCACCGTCTCCGCCGTCGGGTTGGTGAGGTTCACCAGTCCGAAGATTTCATCCGAGACGAGCAGGCAGCGTTGCTCCACCACGTACGCGGCCAGCCCCACCAGTTCCTCGTGGGACAGGTAGTACCCGGCGGGGTTGGAGGGCTGCGAGATGACGACCACGTCCGGAGCGCTCGGCCCCCGCCGCGCCTGGAGGGCGGACAGGGGCGCCAGGTCCACCTCGGCCCCGGCGGCCCCCCACGCGGGCCGCAACACGCCGTAGCAAGGGGTGGCCACGAAGACGCGCGGAGCACGTCCCAACATCCGCCGCAGCGCCACGCCCAGGTGGTGCACCAGCGGCCACACCCCGGGCGCGAGCAATACCTCCTCGGGCGAGTAGCGCACGCCCCGCGTCTCCAGCAGGAAGGCCGCCACCGACTCCGCGAGCCCGTGCTGCGTCCCCGAGTCGCGCGGCGCCGCGCACGCCGCCACCAGCCCCTCCATCAACGGTTGCGGCAGGGGGTACTCGTTCTCCCCGTAGTCCAGGCGGATGAGCTCCGGGTCGTCCCCGCGGAACACCTTGGGCGCGAAGGCCGGGAAGCCCGCCAGCCGCGCGATGCGCTTCGAGCGCGGCAGGGGCACCTTCGACTCCGGGCGCGCGGGCGGGGGCCTCGGCTCCGCGAAGGCGATGCGGAAGGTGAGCAGCTCCGCGAAGGTGCGCTCGTAGAACCACTGCACCAGCGTGCTGATGCGCGAGTACGTCACCTCCGCCGCCACCTCCAGGTCCTCCCGCAGGCGCGCCGGCACCGGCAGCAGCAGCGTCAGCTCCCAGTCCGGGAAGACGGCGTTCTTGATGAGCCCGTACAGCACCACCAGGTGCGAGGTGTGCGGCTCGCGCGCGAGGAACTCGAAGAGCGTGCGCGGCTCCACCTCGGCGGTGATGTTGAAGAAGGGGCTCTCGTCGAGCACCACCAGGATGCCCCGCCG
This is a stretch of genomic DNA from Archangium violaceum. It encodes these proteins:
- a CDS encoding sigma-54-dependent transcriptional regulator, whose product is MAELLKGSVLLVDDDPAVAKVLGALLGQAGLTVHTASNGQEALALLGRKPIDVVVSDVRMPGMGGMELLAEVGRSWPDVPVILLTAHGTVPLAVEAMKAGAADFALKPFDREEILFSIRKALLRAQQQEGVRPIAKEASGFVGRSSAMSEVQALLSRAATGTATVLLRGESGTGKELAAKAVHDTSPRHSGPFVKLHCAALPDTLLESELFGYEKGAFTGAATRKPGRVELAHGGTLFLDEIGDITLQVQVKLLRLLQEREFERLGGTQTLKVDVRFVAATHRNLEEMVRKGEFREDLFYRLNVVPVWLPPLRARPEDIQPLVLHFLDVHAKANGKPPFTLTPEGLAALQAQPWPGNVRQLQNFIERLVVLSDGPIITGDDVNREVARQPGIVPVAPAPTAASPAPSAPALPTMGAPAGGEGRTLESQRKEMERQALVDALKRAGDNRTLAARLLGISRRTLYNKLEEHGLV
- a CDS encoding SDR family NAD(P)-dependent oxidoreductase, with product MGRLDGKVAIITGATMDEAGGVGIGGATAQLMAREGARVVVADIHGEGARRLAGSITRSGGQSLAVEVDVSKESDILKMVAAAVDTYGGLDILHNNAVASGPDALGKDGDLLSLELSAWERSLQVNLTGVMLGCKHAIPHMMKRGRGAIVNTSSAASLHGDVVRAAYGTTKAGLNSLTQYVATMYGKQGIRCNAVALGLVLTAAVRSAITPEILESLKRHHLTPYVGEPEHAAEAVVFLASDAAAFITGETLVVDGGFSCHVPAFADYQAMATAPIVATKD
- the rsgA gene encoding ribosome small subunit-dependent GTPase A; the encoded protein is MDEQALEKLGWGPSYQEAWRSRASEGEEPARIGADYGVEYVLYSARGDLRATVPGRLRMAIRKGESVRPVVGDWVTFEPRLQEGTSLIQAVLPRRTQLARKAAGRTDEEQVVAANVDVVFIVSALTRDLNPRRLERYLALAGDSGASPVLVLTKADLCEDVAATRENIATLAPGVPLHVVSSVTGEGLDVLWRYIGGNRTVALIGSSGVGKSTLINRLLGSTRQVVGEVREDDKGRHTTTHRELFLLPQGGLVIDTPGMRELGLMENEEGVRTTFVDIEELAAGCRFSDCRHEKEPGCAVREAVREGKLAPERLESFHKLHQEVARQERQRDTQTKRPPRSSAEAQKKRGR
- a CDS encoding WS/DGAT/MGAT family O-acyltransferase, whose amino-acid sequence is MSHVDAAWLQMEESTSLMVITAVLWFDEPVDWQRLTEVVRERLVERYPRFRQRVVTGGVLGAPRWEDDPGFRLEAHLRHTELRAPGDRAALEALVGASMSTPLDFSRPLWELHLIQGYEEGGALLMRVHHCIADGISLARVLLSLTDERAGGGPESAGVEAEETPGALARLLRGARTVVGSTRSAWKRGSELLAEPIQLMDMAVEGARGASALSRLLTLTQDPPSPFKGALGAEKRVAWSQPVPVGKLREIGHCTGSTVNDVVMAVVAGTLRRYVEARGQSPEDLRAVVPVNLRPMNEPIPRELGNRFGMVFLPLPLGVEAPVERLWELKRRMDRLKRSPEAAVMFGMLTAAGMAPAPVERAAVEVMRRKASLVMTNVPGPRRPVYLAGARLAGVMFWVPMAARLGVGLSIFSYSGHVTLGVAADAGLVPEPRELIADFEAELESLAEAVRAMGHSPPLH
- a CDS encoding methyltransferase domain-containing protein, which codes for MANLRNLPRQALGDLQSRLRHLPLVGTLRNMLVSAPPELSSPVPRDSGLVDAERVEAYRRAIERYVKPGHVVVDVGTGNGLRAFLAAKRGPRRLYAVDASRNLDTARWVARRNGLSDIEFVRADSSRFQPSEKADVLLHDQVGDALFDTGLVPRLLNLRDRVLARGGRILPNRFEVFFEPVQLREEARLPFIWNQRLPSVDFSCLQVLRDTMDPAYFTRFIRPQDVERSLCDPEPAFALDLETLRAGALPQRLRLSRPVVREGRMDGLCLFYRSRFDSELSFDTFPERQRACTPVLLLRMDPRDFARYETIHVELSLPELSDITTWRWSFQ